The following DNA comes from Centroberyx gerrardi isolate f3 chromosome 4, fCenGer3.hap1.cur.20231027, whole genome shotgun sequence.
TAATGGGTAATGTACATGTGaaggaactgagaaaaaaaccTCTTCACTACTAGGATACTagggtttatttattttttttaccacagagatcatcaaaacaaaaaaatcatttgaCTCAGTTTCTCTCTTATGTTCTGCTTGCTAaactgtttccatggtaatggTCTTTTCAACACATTACCCTAAATCTCCATGTATCTTTATCATAAAATCATCTCCCCCGCACAGATGTGAATTCAATAGAGCATTACCTTTTTTAGCATCCTCTTGCTCGGACTAAGCTCTTTAGTGAAGTGAAATGGATGATCTGCTCTCCAGTCTGTTCCTCCACACTGGGCCTCCAGGTCACCCAGTGTGGAGCCTCTCCGGCTCAGCAGTTCCTGTGTGTATAGAGCTATTCTGAGAACGCACTTTTGGAGCTCCTTAACAGAGCTCACCTTCAAAACCAGCACCAGGCTGTGGGACTCAGGACTGACGCTGCTTTGGACTGAAGCCCGCATGGGACAGGGGTACAGAGGGGGCAGGCTGCCCAACACAGACACATCCTCCAGTCTGTGGGGTGTCCCAGTGAGGCTGAGAATAGTCACAGTCAGGGTTTGCTGCTCTGGAGAGAAGGCCACAGTGAAGTGGAGGCAGGGGTTTGGTGAGGTTGGCTGTCTGCAGCTGGCACCGGAACCATAGCACAGTGGAGCCAGTGGGATTGGTTCCTCAGCCACAGAGGGAGGACCAGCACCAGGGCCGGTGAGCCTGCTGCGCTCACTGTAAGAAATACTGTCACCAGTCACAGTGCAGCGTCTCTCTAGAACCATGCGTGTTTTGGACAACAGTCCCAGTTTGGGAAATATAGGCAAGGAACCACGGCTGTGACCTATGGGCTTATAGAGGGGAGATGTTATTGGTGGGGTGCTGAGGCGGCGCAGGGAAAAGTAGGACTTTGGGTGCTCCTTCCATTCAGAGGACGCACAGGCACGAGAAGAGAATGGCAGAGAGGCAAATTCACCCTCTGAAGGGGCAGGGCTGCTGAACGTGGAGGGAAACTCCACAATATCTCCATCCAGCTCCTCGTATTGCTGCCTGGCTGCTGTTGTGGCTGCTGAGAGGGGCGGGTTCTGGGCGAGGGTCACAGGCTCAGCAGGAGCTGGTGGTGACGTCACAGGCTCTTTGTCATTCAGTGGACAAATGTCACTCTTCCTCCAGCACAGAATACATCCCAGgatcaaacacagacaaaaaactATCAGGCCAACCAAAAGCAGAATCTGGAGGTGAACTGCAGACATAAGAAATTGAATTTATGCCAGTTAGATACCAACAATTTCAAAACACTGATATAATTTATCCTCATGCAACCCCTGGATTACATGAGGATAACACAGAATATTGCTACTGTTTTAATTcaattacactaccagtcagcagtttggacacaccacctttttctttatttttaccattttccacattttagaataatagtaaagacatcaaaactatgaaataacacaaattgaattcaCAAATggatgcagtgac
Coding sequences within:
- the LOC139909493 gene encoding uncharacterized protein LOC139909493, with the protein product MPYHDEEYPGQPLWQSVLLFCCKGMIEGIMVILFFWLLVQVLFTKQLEVHLQILLLVGLIVFCLCLILGCILCWRKSDICPLNDKEPVTSPPAPAEPVTLAQNPPLSAATTAARQQYEELDGDIVEFPSTFSSPAPSEGEFASLPFSSRACASSEWKEHPKSYFSLRRLSTPPITSPLYKPIGHSRGSLPIFPKLGLLSKTRMVLERRCTVTGDSISYSERSRLTGPGAGPPSVAEEPIPLAPLCYGSGASCRQPTSPNPCLHFTVAFSPEQQTLTVTILSLTGTPHRLEDVSVLGSLPPLYPCPMRASVQSSVSPESHSLVLVLKVSSVKELQKCVLRIALYTQELLSRRGSTLGDLEAQCGGTDWRADHPFHFTKELSPSKRMLKKSLNSQDALMSKGLSCPPQILGQLFILLQYQTLAHRIKAMVLRADNLATLTHMPAAPDYQVVINLRHEGVVIGSRETKAVSSTVWNTPFLFDLPPGDISHLPLMLEFIIMQNQVQSKSKVLGRVLIGSEAPEAGRAHWRDMCSQGQVERACWHTVQPEPL